The nucleotide window AATGGGTACATAAATCAAGTTAAAGAAAATCCCTACCCAAGAAAAAGAGTAAAAATGATACATCATAACAACAGATGACATCATCGTTGAAACGAAAGAAATAGCCAGCGATTTTGTAAACGCGTTCTGTTGTCTTGTTAATATTTGCCGCGAAGATAAAATAATACCAAATGAAACTGCGTAAGAAAGTTGGAAACCGACTTCATAGATGACATATGGTTGTAGTAGGAAAAATAAAATAAACGAGAGACAAATAACGGAAAATGAACTCCATTTAGAAGCATATTTTTCTGATAGCAAAAGTAAAGCTGTCATTGTTGCAGCACGAATAACCGGTGGATTTGCTCCTGTGAGGACAACGTAAAAAGGTAAAAAAATAAGCAAACAAATAATGGCTCGCTCACGGGTGATGCCTAATTTCAGTAACAGGAAATAGATTGCCCCGATTAGCAAGTTAACATGTAAACCTGAGATGGCTAGTAAGTGAACAACGCCCATCTGCTGATATGTTTCATACATTTCGGGAGAAAAACCGTTTTTTTCACCTGTAATTAAGGCGAGGAAATAAGGATTTATTTTTGGAGAAATAGTTTCGGTTAAATGCGTCATTGTTTGTAATCGCATGTTTTGAATTCGCATCAGTACAGACGGTGAAACTTTATCTGAAATCGAAAGTGCGTTTACTTGAAGGATATAATGTATATTTTTTCGTTTAAGAAAGGTTTGGTAATTAAATTGATTTTGATTCCGATTGACTTGTGGTTGTTCTAAAGCCGCTGAAACCGCAATGATTTGTCCGTATTGGAGTTTTTTTAGTTGGTGTTGTTCTTCTTCTGTTGTGATTTTATAGCGCAATTGAAATTTTTCTTTTTTACAACGCACGATGGCTTGAAAACTGTCACCATCAACCTTTAAATCGTTCGTTATTTGACAATTACCATCAAATTCGCTTGCTGTAAAAGAAGATGTATTCGATTTTTCTACTAAAAATAAAAAGCCATATGTTAGAAGATAGACGAGGATAAAAAGAAGGATAATTTTGGATTTTTTAATAATAGCAATTAAACTGAGCAAACAAATACATATGGGAACGAAAGAGCTTGTAACGGTCGCAAAAACAATAGCTAAAATAATAATAGCTAAATACCGCTCGATAACGTTCCCTCCCTATTTAGTTCAATTTTTCTGAGATGTTTTGGTACAGTTGCTCTGCTTTTTCTGGTTCGATATTTACTTCACTTGCAGCTTCTTTTACTAAAGTATGCATTTTATCGCCGTTCCAATTGTTTACTTGAAGAACAGATTCATCAAATTCTACTTTTTGTAATTCAACGCCTGCAATGTTAAATAATTCTAAAGCGTACGGATGATTTTTGTAGTCTTTAGCAAAATATACTTTCTTGATTCCTGCTTGAATAATAGATTTTGTACAAGCAAGACAAGGGAAATGTGTTACATATAATTCCGCTTTATCTGTAGTTGCACCAAATTTGGCACATTGTAAGATTGCGTTCATTTCTGCATGTATTGTACGAATACAATGGCCATCTACAACATAACAACCATGTTCTGCACAATGATCCCCACCAGCTATTGACCCATTATATCCGCCCGCAATAATACGTTTATCTCGAACTATTGTCGCACCTACCATTAGTCGTGTACACGTGCTCCTTGATGATATTAGATGACTTTGCGCCATAAAAAACTGATCCCATGCGATCCTTTGCACATTAAAAACTCCCTTATGATTTGATAAATATTAGTATAGGTGTTTAGAAGGAAGTTCGTCAACCACTTTTATTAATTAACATCCAAATATTCTTTTAATTTTTCTACTGTCTTTTCGCCTATGCCAGAAACATTTTTCAAATCTTCTATTGTTTGAAATAAACCTTCTTTTTCGCGATATTCAATAATGGCTGTTGCCTTTGATTCGCCAATTCCTGGCACTTGCTGTAAATCTGCTTTCGTTGCGCTGTTAATATTAATTTTTTCAGTCGTGTTGGTTGTTTCTTCTGCGTTAGCTACTGGCAGTGCAGGTCCTTCCTCTCCTTTTTCGTAAACGTAGATACTCATTTCGTCTTTTAGTTTTTCTGCTAAGTTTAATTTACTGTTGTCAGCTTCTCCTGTGAGCCCTCCTGCGATTTTTACCACATCTTGCACTCTGGCATCTACTGGTAATTTATATACACCTGGTGCTCGTACTGCGCCTTTGATGTCAATATAGATGTAGCCAGATGTCTTTATCTCTTCTTTCTCCGGTTTTTCTTCCTTAGTTACTGTTTGAGTTGCTGTGACTTCATCGCTTCCACCATCTGGAATAGCGAGATAAACTAACCCAGCGCAAAGAATAGCCACCCCGATAATGAAATAATTTTTGTGTTTTTTTAGTAGTTCCATCATGCCTATCACCGCCCTTACTAATATTATTCGCCGTACGATTACAAATTCCTCTTCTACCTCCAAGTGGAAAATGACATAAAAAAAGAAAGTAATCTCGGAAAATTACTTTCTTGCTGCGAAAAAGATTCTTTCGCTCGTATTGGTTGGTTTTTCGTGACTAAAATCAGCATAAACATCTATTTTCGTAAAACCATATTTTTTTAATAAATTTTCATAAGTAGCAATTGGATAGGTACGTTCTTTATGCAATTCGTCCACTCGGTTATACGTATCATCTTCGCCCAAAATATAAAAAGTTAGTTCATGTTCAATAGAGTGTGGATGCTCACCCGGAAATGAATTCCAAATGGTAGAAATCTCCTCATCACTGTCACCGTAAGAATAATCTTTAAAGCCTTGATCTATTTTAAAAACAGAATGGACATCAAATAAAAATAAGCCACTTGGTTCTAAATGTGCTGAAACTGCTTGGATTGTGTCCGCGAGCGCTTGTTCTGTTTCCAAATAATTAAGGGAATCACAGAAGCACGTGACAACATCAAACGTTTGACCTAATGCTAGTTTAGACATGTCTTGCTCTAAAATCGGTAAATTTATTTCCGCAGCAGCCACTTTTTCTTTTGCAACGGTTACCATTTCTTTCGACAAATCTACCCCGGTTACTTGATGGCTTAAAAAGCTTAATCGTAGCGCAAATTCTGCAGTTCCACAGGCTAAATCAAGCACTTTTTTTGGTGTATCCCCAATAAAATCAGCTGAAAATTCTACCCATTCATCATAAAGTTCAGAATCCATAAGTCTATCGTAAAAACCTGGAAAATATTCATAACTCATTATTAATTTCTCCTTAAAAAAACAGACGAGAATATTCCCGCCTGTTTTGTTTGTTATTAAGAAACAAACGCCGCAGAAACGTCCACTAGTGGCGCGTCTCCCCATAGTTTTTCTAGATTATAGTAAGAACGCTCTTCTTTGTGGAATACATGGATAATGACATCGCCTAAGTCGATTAATACCCATTGTGCCGCATCAAAGCCTTCTAAACGTTTCACATCTACTTGGTTTTCTAGAGCTTTTTCTTTTATTTCACGAGCGATTGCTTGGACTTGTTTGTCTGAATTACCGTGGCAGATAACAAAATAATCCGCGAAACTTGATAACCCCTTCATGTCTAATGCCAAAATATCCTCTGCTCTTTTATCGTCTGCTGCCTTTGCGGTCAGCATTAATGTATCGTAACTGTTCAAATTATTAATAGTCTCCTTCCAAATTTAAATTAACAAAATAATTATAGGCATCCAGTGTATCCGGAAAAACCAATTGTTGCTTTTTGATCAAGTGCGTAATGGTGTTTGATAAAGCGAATAGCATTGCTTCATCCAATGATTTAAGTGCTAGTCTACGTGCTTTATATACGCCAGGGAATGTTCTTCCTTGTTCGGTATAATCGGCTAAATAGATAAGTTTATCGAAATCAGACATCGTCGCGCTTCCTGTGGTATGCAGGCGAATAGCTTCCAGTATTTCCGTATCGGTAATACCAAATTCTTTTTCTGCCAGATAGGCACCGACTGGAGCGTGCCACAGCGAACGATGAAAGGCAAGCAAACGTGGGTCATAGCCCTCGTCTTCAATGATTTTTCGAGCTTTATCATCTTCATAGTACTTGGCATAATCGTGCAATAGCGCAGCAATTCTCGCTTTTTCCACATCCATATGATAATGTTCTGCAAGTTCTACGGCTGCTTTTTCTACGCCTAAAGTGTGTTTGAAACGAGCACTCGGCATAGCTGCTTCTACTTTTTTTAGCACTTCATTTCTTTCCATAAAGTTGATGCTCCTTTATATATGACCAAACTTTTTCTGGCAAAAAGGCTTCTGCGTGTTCGATATCATTTCTAATTTCTGTAGAAGAAATTGTCGTTTCCGGCATGTCGATTTTTACAACGTCATATGGAACTTCTGGTTGATAAAGGGGGCGATTCACCCCAACGAAGGTCACCATTTTTACTAAGTCATCTATATGATACCACTTTGGCAAATATTCTACCATGTCTCCACCGATAATAAAATAAAAATCAGTATCCGGCTGCTCGCTTATCATATCACGCATTGTATCATACGTATAGGACTTTCCTGCGCGCATGAGCTCACGTGTATCAATTTCAAAAGAATCTATACCTTCTATCATCAGTTGAAGCATTTCTACGCGTTCGTCACTGGAAGCCATACCACTAATGTGTTTATGTGGCGGAATTTTATTAGGTAGAAAAAGGATTTTTTCGAGACCAAGTTGTTTTTTCGCCTCTTCTGCCATGCGAAGGTGCGCTAAATGTGGTGGATCGAATGTTCCGCCTAAGATACCGACTTTATGTGTCATCGCAGGTTCCTCCAGAGTTACGGTAATTTAATTTGTGGCTTATTTACAGAAGTTTTATAAAGAATAATTGTTCTACCAATCACTTGGACGATATCCGCGCCGGAACGAGCACTAATTTTCTCTGCAACGGTTTGTTTATCTTCCTCACAGTTTTGTAGAATCGAAATTTTAATTAATTCTCTCACTTCTAGCGCTTCTTTTACGTGGATAATTAAGTTTGGTGATACGCTTCCTTTTCCTACTTGGAAAATGGGTTGGATATTATGTGCTTCTTTTCTTAAAAAACGTTTTTGTGTAGCTGTTAACATTAGTTTCCTCCTAATTGTTCGAGTACTGCTTCTTTCATCAGTGATCGCTCTGGTTTAATACCAGTCCATATTTCAAAGGCAAGTGCCCCTTGATTAACAAACATCGGTAAGCCGTTTTGGGTAATAGCCCCATTTTCCTTTGCTTCTTTTAGAAAAGCAGTTTCGGCTGGGTTATAAATAATATCCGAACAAATCGTTCCTTTTGATACATTTGCCAGCGAAATTGGGCTTTTGTTTTTAGAAGCTTCTAGACCGATAGAAGTCGTTTGAATGATAATGGTAAAATCAGCCAGTCCTTGTTCTGCTTGTTGCAGGGTCATGGCGTGGTGATTAGCATTATCTTTCGTCATTTCTATCGCTTTTTCTGTGGTTCGGTTGGCAACGGTTATTTTGGCGTCTGTATGACTTGTAAGCGCCAGATAAATTGCCTTGCTTGCTCCACCAGCACCGGTGATTAAAATAGAATCATCTTTTGTGATGGGGCGAATTTCTTCTAATCCTTCTAAGTAGCCTTTGCCATCTGTGTTGAATCCGTACCATTTGCCCTCTTTTCTAAGCACTGTATTAACTGCGCCGGAAGCTGCTGCAAGGTCCTCTAGTTCGTCTAAAAATGGTAGAATGCGTTCTTTAAATGGTGTGGTGATGTTAAAACCACGCACTCCAGAATCCATTAATTTTTTGATTTCTGTTTCAAAAGCGTCTTCTTCTATTAAAACAGAGTTATACTCCGCGTTCATTCCAAGTTCTTGGAAAATCCGATTTTGCATAGCTGGTGATAACGAGTGACGAATTGGATTTCCGATAACAACATATTTTTCCAAATGACAGGCCTCCTTAGTTTTAAACGAGTGATGTCCGGATTGTTGCGCTCACGCCTTCTGGAACCCAAGCAGTTACTTTTGCTCCGCCTTCTGGAATTGTCACCCAGCCAAGCCCAGAAAAGACGATATCCGCTTTTTCTTTCACAGTAAAGGAATATGGCACGAGCTTAGGTAATGTTTTCATACCTTCTTCGGTTGGCGGTTGAAGAACAAGTCCAGCTTGATTTTCATATAATGCTTCTGCTTTTTCTAATTTCGTGCGGTGAATTGGTAAATTGTTTGATACATAGACAACAAGCGATTTACGGCCACCTGAAACGTAATCCAAACGAGCAAGCGCGCCTAAGAATAAGGTTTGCTCTTCGTTTAATTGGAAAACAGCTGGTTTTATTTCTTTTTTAGGTGTAATAGCTTTTAATGTATTTGTATCAATGAAATGCG belongs to Listeria swaminathanii and includes:
- a CDS encoding DNA internalization-related competence protein ComEC/Rec2, with translation MIILAIVFATVTSSFVPICICLLSLIAIIKKSKIILLFILVYLLTYGFLFLVEKSNTSSFTASEFDGNCQITNDLKVDGDSFQAIVRCKKEKFQLRYKITTEEEQHQLKKLQYGQIIAVSAALEQPQVNRNQNQFNYQTFLKRKNIHYILQVNALSISDKVSPSVLMRIQNMRLQTMTHLTETISPKINPYFLALITGEKNGFSPEMYETYQQMGVVHLLAISGLHVNLLIGAIYFLLLKLGITRERAIICLLIFLPFYVVLTGANPPVIRAATMTALLLLSEKYASKWSSFSVICLSFILFFLLQPYVIYEVGFQLSYAVSFGIILSSRQILTRQQNAFTKSLAISFVSTMMSSVVMMYHFYSFSWVGIFFNLIYVPIFTIIILPGCISVFLVSLFSPTLTNILEIVLTFFIQFVESVTNIFAKIPHQTIVTGRPNTLVLLVIIVTILFFFHQWQKKKFSIGIFICFCLLCYLASFNFSGKVSFIDVGQGDSILIQLPYNKGNYLIDTGGQLPFEKEDWAKKRNPFTIGGSTLTPVLKSKGISSLDKVIITHSDADHMEGLDDLEKNISIKELIFAQGAENKAIMKEALAVMPQVKQTIILAGAKWQVGENSFECLYPVQKGEGGNDDSIVLKAILDNKVWLFTGDLEEAGEKAILNQPIKADILKVGHHGSKTSTSKEFIQKVKPTFAIISCGLENRFGHPHAETLVTLERAETTILRTDLQGEIIYTFGKGFEATLK
- a CDS encoding ComE operon protein 2 yields the protein MQRIAWDQFFMAQSHLISSRSTCTRLMVGATIVRDKRIIAGGYNGSIAGGDHCAEHGCYVVDGHCIRTIHAEMNAILQCAKFGATTDKAELYVTHFPCLACTKSIIQAGIKKVYFAKDYKNHPYALELFNIAGVELQKVEFDESVLQVNNWNGDKMHTLVKEAASEVNIEPEKAEQLYQNISEKLN
- a CDS encoding nicotinate-nucleotide adenylyltransferase; protein product: MTHKVGILGGTFDPPHLAHLRMAEEAKKQLGLEKILFLPNKIPPHKHISGMASSDERVEMLQLMIEGIDSFEIDTRELMRAGKSYTYDTMRDMISEQPDTDFYFIIGGDMVEYLPKWYHIDDLVKMVTFVGVNRPLYQPEVPYDVVKIDMPETTISSTEIRNDIEHAEAFLPEKVWSYIKEHQLYGKK
- the aroE gene encoding shikimate dehydrogenase, encoding MEKYVVIGNPIRHSLSPAMQNRIFQELGMNAEYNSVLIEEDAFETEIKKLMDSGVRGFNITTPFKERILPFLDELEDLAAASGAVNTVLRKEGKWYGFNTDGKGYLEGLEEIRPITKDDSILITGAGGASKAIYLALTSHTDAKITVANRTTEKAIEMTKDNANHHAMTLQQAEQGLADFTIIIQTTSIGLEASKNKSPISLANVSKGTICSDIIYNPAETAFLKEAKENGAITQNGLPMFVNQGALAFEIWTGIKPERSLMKEAVLEQLGGN
- the yqeK gene encoding bis(5'-nucleosyl)-tetraphosphatase (symmetrical) YqeK is translated as MERNEVLKKVEAAMPSARFKHTLGVEKAAVELAEHYHMDVEKARIAALLHDYAKYYEDDKARKIIEDEGYDPRLLAFHRSLWHAPVGAYLAEKEFGITDTEILEAIRLHTTGSATMSDFDKLIYLADYTEQGRTFPGVYKARRLALKSLDEAMLFALSNTITHLIKKQQLVFPDTLDAYNYFVNLNLEGDY
- a CDS encoding helix-hairpin-helix domain-containing protein, which gives rise to MMELLKKHKNYFIIGVAILCAGLVYLAIPDGGSDEVTATQTVTKEEKPEKEEIKTSGYIYIDIKGAVRAPGVYKLPVDARVQDVVKIAGGLTGEADNSKLNLAEKLKDEMSIYVYEKGEEGPALPVANAEETTNTTEKININSATKADLQQVPGIGESKATAIIEYREKEGLFQTIEDLKNVSGIGEKTVEKLKEYLDVN
- a CDS encoding class I SAM-dependent DNA methyltransferase, whose product is MSYEYFPGFYDRLMDSELYDEWVEFSADFIGDTPKKVLDLACGTAEFALRLSFLSHQVTGVDLSKEMVTVAKEKVAAAEINLPILEQDMSKLALGQTFDVVTCFCDSLNYLETEQALADTIQAVSAHLEPSGLFLFDVHSVFKIDQGFKDYSYGDSDEEISTIWNSFPGEHPHSIEHELTFYILGEDDTYNRVDELHKERTYPIATYENLLKKYGFTKIDVYADFSHEKPTNTSERIFFAARK
- the rsfS gene encoding ribosome silencing factor, whose amino-acid sequence is MNSYDTLMLTAKAADDKRAEDILALDMKGLSSFADYFVICHGNSDKQVQAIAREIKEKALENQVDVKRLEGFDAAQWVLIDLGDVIIHVFHKEERSYYNLEKLWGDAPLVDVSAAFVS
- the yhbY gene encoding ribosome assembly RNA-binding protein YhbY, encoding MLTATQKRFLRKEAHNIQPIFQVGKGSVSPNLIIHVKEALEVRELIKISILQNCEEDKQTVAEKISARSGADIVQVIGRTIILYKTSVNKPQIKLP